TTGGTCTTGCCGCTGCGGGCCAGGACCTCGGCGGTGGCCGCCAGGATGCGCTGACGTGTCGAGCTGTCGGTGTCGAAGTCATCGGTCACTTCGGGAGCTTGGCTCATGTGTCCGCCTTTGGCTGCTTGGGAGGTCTGGGTCGAACCAGGACGGACTGCTGGATGGCGCCGATCGCGCTTTGCTCATCGAACAAGGTGCCGACCGTGGTGCCGATGCCGTCGGGCCCGTAGCTGGTTTCGGCGCGGATGCCGATCCACTCGCCCTGCGGGATTCGGAACACGTGCACGGCCAGGTCGGTGTTGAGGAACGTCCACTTGCTGATGTCCAGCTTGCTGCCAATGCCGTTGGCGCAATCGGCCACCGCGAACAGGCGCTCCAGCGGGGTCATCTCTTCGCCGGCCACCAGGGCGGCGGTGGGCTTGATCCACGACTCGCCTGGCCCCTGGGTGAGGCGCTCGGTCAACCACAACCACTCCAAGCTGTGGACGTAGTTGGTATCCCAGTTGCGCGCTTTCATGTCCCGGTCGTGCGCCTCGGACCGCGGACGGGGCAGCGGTGCCGCCGCGTTCGCCGCGGCCGTGGTGTCGATCTGCTGCAGCCGCCAGCCGCTGGCCCGGGCGACCGGGCGTGGTTCGCCGTCGGGACCGGGAGCCAGCATCTCGGCCGTCACCAGCTCGATCTGCTTGCCGCCGCGTTCCAGTCGCGACCGCACCCACAGGTCGCCGTCGGCGGGTATCGGGCCGAGCAGGTCGATCACCACCCGGCTCAGCCGGGTGTCCTCGCGTTGCTTGCAGCGTTCCAGAGCGCGGGTCAACAGTGCCGACACCGGGGCGCCGTGCTGGATCGAGGAGGACCAGGTGCCGCGGGCCAGGTCAGTGGCACGGAACTTCTCGCCGCGAGTTTCGGTGGCTGCTGGGTCTGGAATCAGCTCGTAGTACGAATCGGACAAGGCATCCACCTTCACGTGTCAGGGCAATCCGGCACCGGGGACCTCGACCCGCACGGCGTCCAGCCTTGCCAGCCGGGTGCCCACCAGGCGCTGAGGATAAGCATCTGTGCTCGATAGCAAAAACAGGGTGCGGCGCTCCGGGCCACCGAGTGCGCAGGCGATCGCCACCCGATCGCCCATGTCGATGCGGTCGGTCACTTCGCCGCCGGCGGTGATCCGCTCGAACTGATGTGCCAGCGTCATCGCCGTCCACACCCCACCGGCGGCGTCCAGTGCGATGCCGTCAGGAGGGCCATCCAGCCGGTCGGCAAAGACGGTGGGGTCGGTGAGACCGCCGTCGTCGCCGATGGTGAATGCCGTGAGCCGGCGGCCCATCGATTCGGCGACGATGAGGCTGCGGCGGTCCTCGGTGATCACCATGCCGTTGGGGAAGGCGAGGTTGTCGGCGACCACGGTCGCGGTGTCGTCGGGGTCCAGCCGGATGATGGTGCCGCCGTCAAACGCCTGTGATCCGATGTAGGCGCGGCCGGCGTCGTCGACCACCATATCGCCGAGGTCGGCGGGAGCGAGTGCGGAGAGGTCGGCGATTGGGACGACGGTGTCGCCGTCATAGCGCAACACTGTGCGATTTTCGGCGGAGACGATCAGCAGGCAGCCGTCAGGCCGGAAGCCCAGACCCGACGGTGCATGACCGGGCAGCACCACGGTGGTCAGCGAGCCGCGCATGTCGCACGTGTGCACGGCTTCGCCGAGCATGTCGGAGAACCAGAGCAGTCCCTCGAACCAGCGCGGCCCCTCGCCGAAACAAAAGTCTTGGGCCAGCGGAGACGGCGCCACGGTGCCGTTACAAATCACTGCCAGAGTGTCATGCACCGCGGGCGTTGCTGTCAACGCACGGTGTCTTGGGGTGCGTTCGGTTAGCTTTACAAATAATGCGCATAGTGTCACGCTGGGCCGTGAGCTGCCGGAGCGAGGGGTGAGTGCATTGACGACGGAATCCGAACAGGTGCAATGGTCGGTCGAGACCCTGCTGGAACTATTCGAAGTGCAGGCCGCCGGCCCGGACCGCTACACCGCCGAGACCGGGCTGGCCGGACAGGACGGCCGGCAGGTCGTCGAAGGCACCCAGGTGGTCGCGCAGGCGATCGTGGCGGTGGCAAACCGGTTCCAGGGCAAATCGGTGCGCTCGGCGCACGGGGTGTTTGCGCGTGCCGTCATGGTCGGGCCGCCCATCGAGCTCGTACTCGACGTGCTGAACGAGGGCCGCTCGACGGCGACCGCGATCGTCTCGGTGTTGCAGAACGGCAAGCGCTGTGTGGTGGTAACCGTGCTGACCGATGTTCCGACCGACGATGTGATCCGTCACCATCTGATCCGGCCCGACGTGGTGGGACCCACCGAGGCCAACCTGTCAGAGATGCCAATGGTCGGGCGGGAACTGCGGCTGGTCGACGTGGTCGACGTGAACAGCCCCGACGAAGTCGGCCCTCCCGAGCTGTACGCGTGGCTGCACTACGACCCCATCCCCGAGCGTGATGACCTGGCGAAAGCCTTGGTCGCGTATTTCACCGGGCACCTTGGCATTTCGACGACTATGCGGGCCCACGCGGGTATCGGTACCGCGCAGGCGCACTTGACTGTGTCGACCGCGCCGATGTCGATCTTCGTATCCTTCCACGAGCCGGTGCAGTGGGATGGCTGGCTGCTCTACAGCCACGAGAGCACCCAGGCCGGCGCTGGGATGTCCTACGTGCGCGGCGCGGTACACACCGAGGACGGCGATCTGCTGTGCTCGTTCGCCCAGGAGGCGCTGATCCGTCCGCTGCGTACCAGCGACACCTCGATCGATGCTGCGGCAAGGTTCTGAAATACCATGCGCTTCACCATCACCCACCCTATGCACAGTCACCCTTACAATCCGGAGCTAGCCGGCGGGGCCGGCATCGCGACGGTGGCGGCGGCAGCCGAGAAAGCCGGCTTTCACGGCTTCGGTTTCACCGATCATCCGGCGCCCTCGCAGCGCTGGCTGGAAGCCGGCGGTCACGATGCGCTGGATCCTTTTGTCGCCCTTGGCTTTGCGGCGGCGCATACATCGACATTGCGGCTGATCCCTAACATCGTGGTGCTGCCCTACCGAAACCCGTTCGTGGTGGCCAAATCCGGTGCGACGTTGGATCTACTGTCCGAGGGGCGATTCACCCTCGCCGTCGGCGTCGGATACCTCAGGAAGGAATTCGCGGCGCTGGGTGTGGACTACGACGAGCGCGCTGCGCTGTTCGAGGAAGCCCTGGAAGTGATTCGCACTATATGGACTACCGACGACATCAGTTATGAAGGGCAGCGTTTCAATGCCCGCGGGATCACCGCGCACCCTCGTCCGGTGAGCCCCCCACCGATCTGGGTCGGCGGCAACACCACCAGCGCCCGGGCGCGGGTCGCTCAATTCGGAGACGGGTGGTGTCCCTTCCCAGCCCCGGCCGGCCTGGCGCGCACGGCGGGAACTGCGCCGCTGGACTCGCTGGAAGTTCTTGCCGCGGGCATCGACGACCTGCGT
The nucleotide sequence above comes from Mycobacterium vicinigordonae. Encoded proteins:
- a CDS encoding thioesterase family protein, whose amino-acid sequence is MSDSYYELIPDPAATETRGEKFRATDLARGTWSSSIQHGAPVSALLTRALERCKQREDTRLSRVVIDLLGPIPADGDLWVRSRLERGGKQIELVTAEMLAPGPDGEPRPVARASGWRLQQIDTTAAANAAAPLPRPRSEAHDRDMKARNWDTNYVHSLEWLWLTERLTQGPGESWIKPTAALVAGEEMTPLERLFAVADCANGIGSKLDISKWTFLNTDLAVHVFRIPQGEWIGIRAETSYGPDGIGTTVGTLFDEQSAIGAIQQSVLVRPRPPKQPKADT
- a CDS encoding SMP-30/gluconolactonase/LRE family protein, which encodes MAPSPLAQDFCFGEGPRWFEGLLWFSDMLGEAVHTCDMRGSLTTVVLPGHAPSGLGFRPDGCLLIVSAENRTVLRYDGDTVVPIADLSALAPADLGDMVVDDAGRAYIGSQAFDGGTIIRLDPDDTATVVADNLAFPNGMVITEDRRSLIVAESMGRRLTAFTIGDDGGLTDPTVFADRLDGPPDGIALDAAGGVWTAMTLAHQFERITAGGEVTDRIDMGDRVAIACALGGPERRTLFLLSSTDAYPQRLVGTRLARLDAVRVEVPGAGLP
- a CDS encoding acyl-CoA thioesterase; this encodes MSALTTESEQVQWSVETLLELFEVQAAGPDRYTAETGLAGQDGRQVVEGTQVVAQAIVAVANRFQGKSVRSAHGVFARAVMVGPPIELVLDVLNEGRSTATAIVSVLQNGKRCVVVTVLTDVPTDDVIRHHLIRPDVVGPTEANLSEMPMVGRELRLVDVVDVNSPDEVGPPELYAWLHYDPIPERDDLAKALVAYFTGHLGISTTMRAHAGIGTAQAHLTVSTAPMSIFVSFHEPVQWDGWLLYSHESTQAGAGMSYVRGAVHTEDGDLLCSFAQEALIRPLRTSDTSIDAAARF
- a CDS encoding LLM class F420-dependent oxidoreductase; this encodes MRFTITHPMHSHPYNPELAGGAGIATVAAAAEKAGFHGFGFTDHPAPSQRWLEAGGHDALDPFVALGFAAAHTSTLRLIPNIVVLPYRNPFVVAKSGATLDLLSEGRFTLAVGVGYLRKEFAALGVDYDERAALFEEALEVIRTIWTTDDISYEGQRFNARGITAHPRPVSPPPIWVGGNTTSARARVAQFGDGWCPFPAPAGLARTAGTAPLDSLEVLAAGIDDLRRRCEAINRDFSALDVTFTNSEGGSPAGDDFVADAYLDGLEKLAALGVTWVSVHLPGDSMAHVLETIDRFGSSVIDVI